One part of the Candidatus Dormiibacterota bacterium genome encodes these proteins:
- a CDS encoding restriction endonuclease subunit S, translating to MTDLAWVPLGQLVTIAGGGTPQRDNPSYFGGDIPWVTPKDMKTSHLSGSQIRITDLGLRESATKLVPANSVLIVVRSGVLKHSIPVAINRVPVALNQDMKALTAGPKVDPEYLAHFLRAAAPTILTWVRATTADNFPIEKLRSLEVPLPDLPKQRRIADILDRADALRAKRRKSLVQLDGLNHSLFRTMFGGEKYEHGSWPLVTVGEFATTITKGTTPTTLGFAFAPRGIPFIRVLNLFGGGVDEKIDARYISRDVHLTLARSIIKPGDVLISIAGTVGRVGLVGNRYAEMNCNQAVAIIRTNGDRVLGEFLAYWLMSASAQRQMRGAQVTATVTNLSLGQLRSMRLRLPPMHWQSAFVDRTAQTERIRALGSRSMIQLDSLFYSLQRGAFVGQL from the coding sequence GTGACCGACTTGGCTTGGGTCCCACTGGGTCAGCTCGTGACAATTGCCGGAGGCGGCACCCCTCAACGAGATAACCCATCGTATTTCGGGGGAGACATCCCGTGGGTTACGCCAAAGGACATGAAGACGTCACACCTGAGTGGCAGCCAGATCCGCATTACGGACCTTGGACTACGCGAAAGCGCGACCAAGCTAGTCCCGGCCAACTCGGTGCTGATCGTCGTTCGCTCGGGTGTGTTGAAGCATTCCATCCCGGTGGCCATCAATCGGGTACCAGTGGCTCTGAACCAGGATATGAAAGCATTGACGGCCGGACCAAAAGTTGATCCCGAGTACCTCGCGCACTTCCTGCGGGCAGCAGCGCCAACCATCCTCACGTGGGTTCGAGCCACGACAGCTGACAATTTCCCGATAGAGAAACTTCGTTCGCTGGAGGTGCCGCTACCGGACCTTCCGAAGCAGCGACGTATCGCCGACATTCTCGACCGAGCCGATGCCCTCCGGGCCAAGCGTCGGAAGAGTCTCGTTCAGCTAGACGGACTAAACCATTCACTCTTCCGGACGATGTTTGGGGGCGAGAAGTACGAGCATGGTTCATGGCCGCTCGTCACGGTTGGGGAGTTCGCAACTACTATCACGAAGGGGACCACTCCAACAACTCTCGGATTCGCGTTCGCGCCACGAGGCATTCCGTTCATCCGAGTTCTCAACCTCTTTGGAGGTGGCGTCGACGAGAAGATCGACGCCCGGTACATTTCTCGCGATGTGCATCTCACACTCGCGCGATCAATAATCAAGCCGGGTGACGTTCTGATTTCCATTGCTGGCACTGTTGGCCGGGTGGGCTTGGTCGGGAACAGATATGCCGAAATGAATTGCAATCAGGCGGTTGCAATCATTCGCACGAACGGCGACAGAGTGCTTGGGGAATTTCTTGCGTACTGGTTGATGAGTGCGAGCGCGCAGAGACAAATGCGGGGCGCACAGGTCACGGCCACAGTGACGAATCTCAGCCTCGGCCAATTGCGAAGCATGCGGCTACGGCTTCCGCCGATGCACTGGCAGTCAGCCTTTGTCGATCGGACTGCGCAGACAGAGCGCATACGCGCTCTCGGCAGCAGAAGCATGATCCAGCTCGATTCTCTCTTTTATTCCCTCCAGCGCGGCGCCTTCGTGGGACAGCTGTGA
- a CDS encoding class I SAM-dependent DNA methyltransferase, producing the protein MIGGPLKGQVDKLWDAFWSGGISNPLEVIEQITYLLFFRRLDDLQTLEENKARTLKKPIERRIFSEGNDPRGRSYNDLRWSRFRHVAPEEMFAIVGEHVFPFLRGLGGEGSTYAQHMKDARFTIPTPGLLAKVVDLIADIPMEDRDTKGDLYEYMLSKIATAGQNGQFRTPRHIIQLMVELVAPTPKDIICDPACGTAGFLISAGEYLRRAYPKMLQDAKPRSHFHETMFHGFDFDNTMLRIGSMNMLLHGIENPDIRYRDSLAQDHAGEEEKYTLVLANPPFAGSLDYENTAKDLLAVVKTRKTELLFLALFLRLLKPGGRAAVIVPEGVLFGSSNAHTALKKILVEDQKLEAVISLPSGVFRPYAGVSTAVLVFTKTDSGGTDHVWFYDLGSDGWSLDDKRAPLLPEEKLGVAPRQPLTAEEHAQNNLPDVVARWRKRDSTEVERTRAEQSFCVAKAQIALQGYDLSVNRYREVIPEEVKHRPPNEIIAELQELEGEIQAGLSELEAMVG; encoded by the coding sequence ATGATCGGCGGACCGCTTAAGGGCCAGGTCGACAAGCTGTGGGACGCCTTCTGGTCCGGCGGCATCTCAAACCCCTTGGAGGTCATCGAGCAAATCACCTATCTGCTCTTCTTCCGGCGTCTCGATGATCTACAGACTCTGGAGGAGAACAAGGCGCGGACGCTCAAGAAGCCGATAGAGAGGCGGATCTTCTCCGAAGGGAACGATCCGAGGGGGCGCTCCTACAACGACCTCAGATGGTCGCGATTTCGCCACGTAGCGCCCGAGGAGATGTTCGCGATCGTCGGCGAGCACGTCTTTCCCTTTCTTCGGGGTTTGGGCGGCGAGGGTTCGACTTACGCGCAACACATGAAGGACGCCAGGTTTACCATCCCGACGCCGGGACTACTGGCCAAGGTGGTTGACCTCATCGCGGACATCCCGATGGAGGATAGGGACACCAAGGGCGATCTGTACGAGTACATGCTTAGCAAGATCGCCACGGCGGGGCAAAACGGGCAGTTCCGCACGCCGCGACACATCATTCAGCTAATGGTGGAACTGGTGGCGCCGACGCCAAAGGACATCATTTGCGATCCTGCCTGCGGCACTGCCGGATTCCTGATCTCGGCCGGGGAGTATCTGCGCCGTGCTTACCCGAAGATGTTGCAGGACGCGAAACCGCGATCCCACTTCCACGAGACCATGTTCCACGGCTTCGATTTCGACAACACGATGCTGCGGATCGGAAGCATGAACATGTTGCTCCACGGGATCGAGAATCCGGACATCCGCTACCGGGATTCACTGGCGCAGGACCATGCCGGCGAGGAGGAGAAATACACGCTGGTTCTCGCCAATCCGCCCTTCGCCGGATCGCTCGATTACGAGAACACGGCCAAGGATCTGCTCGCTGTCGTCAAGACCAGGAAGACCGAGCTGCTCTTCCTCGCTTTATTCCTTCGACTGCTCAAACCAGGCGGACGAGCCGCCGTGATCGTTCCCGAGGGGGTCTTATTTGGGTCCAGCAATGCGCACACGGCGCTAAAAAAAATCTTGGTCGAGGATCAAAAGCTCGAGGCGGTGATTTCGCTGCCTAGCGGCGTGTTCCGACCATATGCAGGCGTGTCGACCGCGGTGCTGGTGTTCACCAAGACCGACTCGGGCGGTACGGACCATGTCTGGTTTTACGACCTTGGTTCAGACGGCTGGTCTCTCGATGACAAGCGAGCGCCCCTGCTTCCGGAGGAGAAACTAGGCGTTGCGCCCAGGCAGCCGCTTACCGCTGAGGAGCACGCCCAGAATAATCTGCCTGACGTGGTAGCCCGATGGCGGAAGAGGGACTCTACAGAGGTAGAGCGGACTCGCGCCGAGCAGAGTTTTTGCGTGGCCAAGGCGCAGATCGCCTTGCAGGGATACGACCTAAGCGTGAATCGCTACCGAGAGGTCATCCCAGAGGAGGTGAAACACCGACCGCCCAACGAGATCATCGCCGAATTGCAGGAGCTTGAAGGGGAGATCCAGGCTGGCCTCAGCGAGCTAGAAGCGATGGTAGGGTGA
- a CDS encoding helix-turn-helix domain-containing protein, producing the protein MSERFFTVEEVAEKLKLTKVTVLRWIKNQKLPAVNLGGTSGYRVRGAEVEAFLWTEYGGLKAHLSRAAVAVSQAAEAARDYGDRFSNAAMAKRSVELGEEATRLFQEAEHFRDVQGFYRPATSPGTLQELQPFMSAAQVYNSANEDFQVVAIMVRDAIGDRSSASSVQAIRQWLLKAEASNPPDTEQGRLVRIAGPLLLNRYVRKPAAKA; encoded by the coding sequence ATGAGCGAGCGATTTTTCACGGTCGAGGAGGTCGCCGAAAAACTCAAGCTGACCAAGGTGACGGTCCTTCGCTGGATCAAGAACCAAAAGCTACCGGCCGTCAACCTGGGTGGGACCTCTGGGTACCGCGTCCGCGGCGCAGAGGTGGAGGCCTTCCTTTGGACCGAGTACGGCGGGCTGAAGGCTCACCTCAGCCGGGCGGCCGTTGCAGTCTCGCAAGCAGCGGAGGCAGCGAGGGATTATGGCGACCGATTCAGCAACGCGGCTATGGCGAAGCGGAGCGTTGAATTAGGTGAAGAAGCAACCCGGCTGTTTCAGGAAGCGGAGCATTTTCGCGACGTCCAAGGCTTCTACAGGCCTGCTACTAGTCCGGGAACGCTTCAAGAGCTCCAACCGTTCATGTCGGCGGCTCAGGTCTACAACTCAGCGAATGAAGATTTTCAGGTTGTGGCCATCATGGTTCGAGACGCCATTGGGGACCGCTCCTCCGCATCATCCGTGCAGGCGATTAGGCAGTGGCTCCTCAAGGCCGAGGCTAGCAACCCACCGGACACTGAGCAGGGGCGCCTTGTGCGCATCGCCGGTCCGCTGCTGCTCAACAGGTACGTGCGCAAACCAGCTGCCAAAGCCTAG
- a CDS encoding TM0106 family RecB-like putative nuclease: MQFLDGRLIVSPSDLTGFLECEHLTQQELAAARGDIERPERKDPELEVLARRGLEHEARQLAELRTSHRRVVEFPFPDGTIAGLAQAHAQTVAAMHEGADVIYQGTFFDGRWRCHPDFLLRVDRPSKLGAYSYEVADAKLARKAKAAAVLQCCVYAEQVAAVQGVEPERIRLILGDGSEELLRLKDYGAYYRSVKRQFEETVFAPAIATYPDPVDHCRICRWIDVCEVRRRQDDHLCLVAGMRRDQTRRLNLAGIKTVTELGASPVDQSIQGINEMALTRLRQQARLQVEQRHRDTLPFEVLPPLGEQLGFQSLPAPTLDDLFFDMEGDPFVGDNGLEYLFGILELNSATSLPPQGGGSGRGVMMHHAFWGHDPDEEKRAFEQVVDFLVERLNRNPDLHVYHYAPYEPNALKYLASTYATREAEVDQLLRGRVLVDLYRIVRQSVRIGTESYSLKELESLYRGKRSTEIVDAAGSIVAYEDWLESHDQRLLDEIARYNEDDCLSTAQLRQWLEARRLEAIALYGEIPRPGPEEVEPSETLRDIDERTAVLVDRLLEGVPENEDDRSTAQQARYLMAHSLNWHRREGKSEWWEYYRKCSLTDEQLVEDREAIGAIEFRGEVRPEHRSNVFRYWFDPNQEYKIGVGDQPHDPRTESGAGEVVAMDPIAGWIELSRGVKSESPYPTSLIPASPIPTKEQRDALMRLGQRVADLGFAGTGPYQAARDLLCLEPPRIEGVIEGAPLVQAGERAKDVALLLAPRLDNTCLAIQGPPGSGKTTIGAELIVDLVRRGKRVGITANSHKVIGNLLDKTMGEARRRGKVVRAMQKADERDRCASQDVQCTNSSSTVEAALAADEVEVVAGTPWLFARASFPAKLDYLVVDEAGQMALANVLAIAGAAHNLILLGDPNQLRQPSHGIHPEGVDRSVLDHVIQDQPTMPTAYGLFLETTYRLHPTVCAFVSEAFYDRKLEPDESTKRQNLAVSNGTGGLGLRYLSVDHSGNRTLSPEEADRVNQTFRSLLGLPWTDREGATRPLAVDDVLVVAPYNAQVRRLIETLPGGARVGTVDKFQGQEAPVLIYSMATSTVDDAPRGMDFLFSLNRLNVAASRAQGLVILMCSPELLKARCRTPDQMRLAGALCRLVEFATPG; encoded by the coding sequence ATGCAATTCCTGGATGGTCGGCTGATCGTTAGCCCGTCCGATTTGACGGGCTTTTTGGAGTGCGAGCACCTCACCCAGCAGGAGCTGGCCGCCGCTCGCGGTGACATCGAGCGGCCGGAGCGGAAGGACCCCGAACTCGAGGTTCTGGCGAGGCGAGGCCTTGAGCATGAAGCTCGGCAGCTGGCTGAATTGAGAACCAGCCACCGGCGAGTCGTCGAGTTCCCGTTCCCCGACGGAACCATTGCCGGCCTGGCCCAAGCGCACGCCCAGACCGTCGCCGCCATGCACGAAGGTGCCGACGTCATCTACCAGGGCACCTTCTTCGATGGCCGCTGGCGATGCCATCCCGACTTCCTGCTGCGGGTCGACCGCCCCAGCAAGCTCGGCGCCTACAGCTACGAGGTTGCTGACGCGAAGCTCGCGCGCAAGGCCAAAGCCGCGGCTGTCCTCCAATGCTGTGTCTACGCCGAGCAGGTTGCTGCCGTCCAAGGAGTCGAGCCAGAGCGGATTCGGCTAATCCTCGGCGATGGCAGTGAGGAGTTGCTGCGCCTGAAGGACTATGGGGCCTACTACCGGAGCGTCAAGCGGCAGTTCGAGGAAACGGTGTTTGCGCCGGCGATAGCGACCTATCCAGATCCGGTTGACCACTGCCGCATCTGCCGTTGGATCGATGTCTGCGAGGTCCGCCGTCGCCAGGACGACCACCTCTGCCTCGTTGCGGGCATGCGTCGCGACCAAACCCGCCGCCTGAACCTCGCAGGCATCAAGACCGTCACCGAGCTCGGCGCGAGCCCCGTCGATCAGTCCATCCAGGGAATTAACGAAATGGCGCTCACTCGGCTCCGACAGCAGGCTCGGCTCCAGGTGGAGCAGCGGCATAGAGACACGCTGCCGTTCGAGGTCCTACCGCCGCTCGGCGAGCAGCTGGGCTTCCAGTCGCTCCCCGCGCCAACCCTGGACGACCTCTTCTTCGACATGGAGGGCGATCCCTTCGTCGGCGACAACGGCCTCGAGTACCTCTTCGGCATCCTCGAACTCAACTCCGCCACTTCCCTCCCCCCTCAAGGGGGAGGGTCGGGGAGGGGGGTGATGATGCACCATGCGTTCTGGGGCCACGATCCCGATGAAGAGAAGCGTGCCTTCGAGCAGGTCGTCGACTTCCTTGTCGAGCGACTCAACCGCAATCCCGATCTGCACGTCTATCACTACGCGCCTTACGAGCCGAACGCGCTCAAGTATCTGGCGAGTACCTATGCGACCCGGGAAGCTGAGGTCGACCAGCTCCTGCGCGGCCGGGTGCTCGTCGACCTGTATCGGATAGTCCGGCAGTCCGTTCGGATCGGGACCGAGTCGTATTCGTTGAAGGAACTCGAGTCGCTCTATCGAGGCAAGAGGTCGACCGAGATCGTCGACGCCGCGGGCAGCATCGTTGCTTACGAGGACTGGCTCGAGTCGCACGACCAGCGGCTGCTCGACGAGATCGCCCGGTACAACGAGGACGACTGCCTCTCGACGGCGCAACTGCGCCAGTGGCTGGAGGCGCGGCGCCTTGAGGCGATTGCTCTATACGGCGAGATTCCACGGCCCGGGCCCGAGGAAGTCGAACCGAGCGAAACCCTACGCGACATCGATGAGCGGACAGCTGTGCTCGTCGATCGACTGCTCGAGGGCGTCCCCGAAAACGAGGACGATCGGTCGACCGCGCAGCAGGCGCGCTACCTGATGGCTCACAGCCTCAACTGGCACCGCCGCGAGGGAAAATCCGAGTGGTGGGAGTACTACCGCAAGTGTTCCTTGACCGACGAGCAGTTGGTGGAGGATCGGGAAGCGATTGGCGCGATCGAGTTTCGCGGCGAGGTGCGGCCGGAGCACCGTTCGAACGTCTTTCGCTATTGGTTCGATCCGAACCAGGAGTACAAGATCGGGGTTGGCGACCAACCGCACGACCCACGGACAGAATCAGGCGCCGGCGAAGTGGTGGCAATGGATCCGATCGCGGGGTGGATCGAGCTGAGTCGCGGCGTGAAGTCGGAGTCACCGTATCCGACGTCGCTCATCCCAGCCAGTCCGATCCCGACTAAGGAGCAACGCGATGCTCTGATGCGACTGGGCCAACGCGTCGCCGACCTCGGCTTTGCTGGGACGGGCCCCTACCAGGCGGCCCGCGATCTGCTCTGCCTCGAGCCGCCGAGGATCGAGGGTGTCATCGAAGGGGCGCCGCTGGTGCAGGCGGGCGAACGAGCAAAGGACGTGGCGTTGCTGTTAGCGCCTCGGCTCGACAACACCTGCCTGGCGATTCAGGGGCCGCCGGGCTCCGGGAAGACAACGATCGGCGCCGAGTTGATCGTCGACCTGGTCAGACGCGGCAAGCGCGTTGGGATAACGGCGAATAGTCACAAGGTCATTGGCAACCTGCTCGACAAAACGATGGGGGAGGCGAGGCGCAGAGGAAAGGTAGTCCGCGCCATGCAGAAGGCCGACGAGCGCGATCGATGCGCTTCACAAGATGTTCAATGCACCAACAGCTCATCGACCGTCGAAGCTGCGTTAGCCGCGGATGAGGTTGAGGTCGTCGCCGGAACGCCCTGGCTCTTCGCCCGCGCCAGCTTTCCCGCGAAGCTGGATTACCTGGTCGTCGACGAGGCTGGGCAGATGGCGTTGGCGAACGTTCTTGCAATCGCTGGCGCAGCACACAACCTTATATTGTTGGGCGATCCGAACCAGCTAAGGCAGCCTTCCCACGGGATCCATCCGGAAGGCGTCGACCGATCCGTACTCGATCACGTCATCCAGGACCAGCCGACGATGCCGACCGCCTACGGGCTCTTCCTTGAGACAACCTACCGTTTACACCCCACGGTCTGCGCTTTCGTATCCGAGGCCTTCTACGACCGCAAGCTCGAGCCGGACGAATCGACTAAACGCCAGAACCTCGCGGTAAGCAACGGCACTGGCGGGCTTGGGTTGCGGTATCTATCCGTTGACCACAGCGGCAATCGGACGCTGTCGCCGGAAGAGGCCGACCGAGTTAACCAAACCTTCCGATCACTTCTTGGCCTACCGTGGACCGATCGCGAAGGGGCCACACGCCCGCTCGCTGTTGATGATGTGTTGGTCGTCGCGCCGTACAACGCCCAGGTCCGCCGGCTTATCGAGACACTTCCGGGCGGAGCGCGGGTCGGCACCGTCGACAAGTTCCAGGGCCAGGAAGCGCCCGTCCTCATCTACTCGATGGCAACCTCGACGGTCGACGACGCCCCTCGCGGCATGGATTTCCTGTTCAGCCTAAACCGCCTAAACGTGGCGGCTTCTAGGGCTCAAGGATTGGTGATCTTGATGTGCAGCCCCGAGTTGCTCAAGGCCCGTTGCCGCACGCCCGACCAGATGCGACTCGCGGGTGCCCTCTGCAGGCTGGTTGAGTTTGCAACACCCGGATGA
- a CDS encoding DUF3427 domain-containing protein: protein MAKPAPSRELAPGLYEAILTDFLQARLPTDEKLFRLDKVDRADIARILASHVGSLVEKVLMAPHIQADAGRQVAMVNDLIQNLVAAAPELGVFGDQTVDKDGRQLIELLRVLDGGLGGLISLERPDIPLSQNALLVAAKQEPAFGSSIKKELESADRVDLLCAFVVWSGIRIFMDQLRRLRDRGVPVRLITTTYTGTTDVRALEELAKIGVQIKVSYDTGFTRLHAKAWLFTRDSGFSTAYIGSSNLTHTALHEGLEWNVRLTQASSPELLDRFSSVFTTYWEDPRFEDYNRDAFVAAIARETRDSTTELLPFELQPYPFQREMLYRLEVERTVHNRWKNLIVAATGSGKTVVSAFDYKQICRDWPNASLLFVAHRQEILKQSLVTYRNVLHDGDFGELMVAGEKPRDGKHVFASIQSLHHTNLADLAPDFYDVVIVDEFHHAEAPTYTRLLDHLKPRLLVGMTATPERTDGLDIKRWFDGHIAVELRLWDALEQGLLCPFQYFGVSDGVDLSELTWARGGYDTRQLGQIYTGNDIRVRKILDAVQEVVEAPTRMKALGFCVSVEHAKYMAERFSMAGIPSLAVSGISSDADRSQALRDLRTGKTNVLFSVDLFNEGLDIPDVDTVMLLRPTESPVVFLQQLGRGLRHAEGKAGLTVLDFIGQQHRRFRFEERFKALLGMNRKEVLDQVEDGFPYLPAGCSITLDRQSQKVILDNIKGSVAKLRAELAEKLQELGDVSLEDFLARTGVELADVYSGGNPGWTVIRRQAGFAGDPTADEALLSKAVSRMLHIDDPLRVATYTERLSQPGRGVDGIDEMTRRLLGMLHFDLWSSDNSSIGLRESLARLFRSPNIVNELRELLAILGANSTHLIKDADLPKEVPLKLHARYTRNEILAAFGEATPEKPPQWREGVRWVERYMTDLFLVTLNKSERRFSPSTRYRDYPISPGLFHWESQSTTSAASPTGQRYINHAARGTTVLLFVRENSAGESLGASPFIFLGKAAYVSHERDRPMAITWRLENEMPPDFFQIAKAAV, encoded by the coding sequence ATGGCAAAACCTGCCCCCAGCCGGGAGCTGGCCCCAGGCCTCTATGAGGCCATCCTTACAGACTTTTTGCAGGCGAGACTCCCGACCGACGAGAAGCTGTTTCGCCTAGACAAGGTCGATCGCGCTGACATCGCTCGCATTTTGGCGAGCCATGTCGGGTCATTGGTGGAAAAAGTCCTGATGGCTCCTCACATTCAGGCCGACGCTGGGCGTCAGGTCGCGATGGTTAACGATCTTATCCAAAACCTTGTGGCAGCCGCCCCGGAACTGGGTGTCTTTGGCGATCAGACCGTCGACAAGGATGGCCGGCAACTGATCGAGCTGCTTCGAGTACTCGACGGAGGGTTAGGAGGCCTCATTTCCTTAGAGCGGCCGGACATCCCGCTAAGCCAAAACGCACTGCTCGTTGCAGCGAAGCAAGAGCCCGCATTTGGCTCCTCGATCAAGAAGGAACTGGAGTCGGCGGATAGGGTCGACCTCCTCTGCGCCTTTGTCGTCTGGAGCGGCATTCGGATATTCATGGACCAGCTTCGTCGACTCCGCGATAGAGGGGTTCCAGTTCGCCTGATAACGACGACCTATACGGGGACCACCGACGTTCGGGCCCTCGAGGAACTTGCGAAGATCGGCGTGCAAATCAAGGTCTCGTACGACACTGGGTTTACTCGCCTGCATGCGAAGGCATGGCTCTTCACCCGGGATAGCGGCTTTTCGACGGCCTATATCGGTTCGTCCAATTTGACGCATACGGCGTTACATGAGGGCCTCGAGTGGAACGTCCGCCTAACTCAGGCCAGCTCGCCCGAGCTCCTGGACCGGTTCAGCTCGGTATTTACGACCTATTGGGAGGACCCCCGGTTCGAGGACTACAACAGGGACGCGTTCGTTGCCGCCATTGCTCGGGAGACCCGTGATTCGACGACGGAACTCCTCCCCTTCGAGCTGCAGCCATATCCCTTTCAGCGAGAGATGCTCTACCGGCTAGAAGTCGAGCGGACTGTTCATAACCGCTGGAAGAACCTCATCGTAGCGGCCACCGGCAGCGGGAAGACCGTCGTTTCTGCCTTTGATTACAAGCAGATCTGTCGAGACTGGCCTAACGCTTCGCTCCTCTTTGTCGCCCACCGCCAGGAGATTTTGAAGCAAAGTCTCGTGACTTATCGCAACGTACTGCATGACGGAGACTTTGGCGAGCTTATGGTGGCCGGTGAGAAGCCTCGCGATGGCAAGCATGTCTTCGCGTCGATTCAATCCCTCCATCACACAAACCTGGCGGATCTGGCGCCCGATTTTTACGATGTCGTGATCGTCGACGAGTTCCATCACGCGGAAGCCCCGACCTACACACGGCTGCTTGACCATCTGAAGCCGCGGCTGCTAGTTGGGATGACAGCCACTCCGGAGCGGACCGATGGGCTCGATATCAAGCGCTGGTTCGACGGGCACATCGCGGTGGAGCTGCGCCTATGGGATGCATTAGAGCAAGGCCTGCTTTGTCCGTTCCAATACTTCGGGGTTTCGGACGGCGTCGACTTGTCCGAACTCACGTGGGCGCGAGGCGGCTACGACACAAGACAACTCGGCCAAATTTATACGGGCAACGACATTCGCGTCCGGAAGATCCTTGACGCAGTGCAGGAAGTGGTTGAGGCGCCTACGCGCATGAAGGCTCTGGGATTCTGCGTCAGCGTGGAACATGCAAAGTACATGGCCGAGCGCTTTTCCATGGCGGGCATCCCGTCCTTGGCCGTTTCGGGAATCTCAAGCGACGCCGATCGATCGCAAGCGCTTCGCGACCTGCGCACCGGAAAGACCAATGTCCTATTTTCCGTCGACCTATTTAACGAAGGCTTGGACATTCCGGACGTCGACACCGTGATGCTTCTCCGCCCAACGGAGAGCCCGGTTGTCTTTCTTCAACAGCTAGGCCGGGGGCTTAGGCATGCGGAGGGGAAAGCCGGTCTTACCGTGCTCGACTTCATCGGCCAGCAGCACAGGCGGTTCAGGTTCGAGGAGCGGTTCAAGGCTCTGCTCGGTATGAATCGGAAGGAGGTCCTGGATCAGGTCGAAGACGGCTTCCCCTATCTACCTGCCGGGTGCTCGATAACCCTCGACCGTCAGTCCCAGAAAGTGATTCTCGACAACATCAAGGGTTCGGTTGCCAAGCTCAGGGCCGAGTTGGCCGAAAAGCTCCAGGAATTGGGTGACGTGTCACTAGAAGATTTCTTGGCGCGCACAGGCGTCGAACTTGCCGATGTGTACTCCGGCGGCAATCCTGGTTGGACGGTCATCCGCCGGCAAGCTGGCTTTGCTGGGGATCCGACGGCGGACGAGGCTCTGCTGAGTAAAGCCGTGAGTCGGATGCTGCATATCGACGATCCTTTGCGCGTCGCAACCTATACAGAAAGGTTGTCCCAGCCAGGCCGCGGCGTCGATGGAATTGACGAGATGACCCGGCGTCTATTGGGCATGCTCCATTTCGATCTCTGGTCGAGCGACAACTCGTCTATCGGACTTCGAGAATCGCTTGCCAGACTGTTTAGAAGCCCGAATATTGTTAACGAGCTCCGCGAGCTCCTGGCCATCCTTGGTGCCAACTCGACCCACCTCATCAAGGACGCGGACCTTCCTAAGGAAGTTCCGCTCAAGCTACACGCTCGATATACGCGAAACGAAATTCTCGCTGCCTTTGGTGAGGCCACGCCCGAAAAGCCTCCTCAATGGCGAGAGGGCGTCCGTTGGGTCGAGAGATATATGACTGACCTCTTCCTTGTAACTCTGAATAAGTCGGAACGGCGATTCTCGCCAAGCACACGGTATCGCGATTATCCGATCTCTCCCGGACTGTTTCATTGGGAATCGCAGTCCACAACCTCTGCTGCCTCGCCCACCGGGCAGCGGTACATCAACCATGCGGCACGCGGCACCACGGTCCTTCTGTTTGTGCGCGAAAACTCGGCCGGCGAGTCTTTGGGGGCTTCGCCTTTCATTTTTCTCGGGAAAGCTGCCTACGTAAGTCATGAGCGAGACCGGCCAATGGCCATAACCTGGCGGCTGGAGAACGAAATGCCTCCCGATTTCTTTCAGATCGCAAAGGCCGCTGTCTAA